A window of Saccopteryx leptura isolate mSacLep1 chromosome 5, mSacLep1_pri_phased_curated, whole genome shotgun sequence contains these coding sequences:
- the CMPK2 gene encoding UMP-CMP kinase 2, mitochondrial, protein MAFARLPRAPLLTLRSGPVREACARTMPRPRRFALELPGCTLAHFAVGTHAPGARPDPRVAELLGPPGRSYSLCVPVAPGGDCAARVRAARLHQRLLQQLHGEPLQRCERRRLLCYSPGGGTGDLQHGVLLHDPHDSPDTRRALFALLDSCLDDPRPRLVEFLSDSLQQLWQHPWELRDGHGWQQADPEPVVRAPEPVLHPVVPDLPSSGVFPHLDAARAVLEACTPFIPEARAMLALVDRCPGQVQKGTFPVIVIEGLDATGKTTVTQSVVESLQAVLLKSPPACISQWRKIFDNEPTIIRRAFYSLGNYIVASEIAKESTKSPVVVDRYWHSTATYAIATEVSGAVQHLPPAHHPIYQWPQDLLKPDLVLLLTVSPEERRRRMQDRGMERTREEAELEANNVFRQKVEVSYQRMEGPSCQVVDASPSREEVLRTVLSLIQEKCIGPL, encoded by the exons ATGGCCTTCGCCCGCCTCCCGCGCGCCCCGCTGCTCACGCTCCGGTCCGGGCCTGTGCGCGAGGCCTGCGCGCGGACCATGCCGCGGCCGCGCCGCTTCGCGCTCGAGCTCCCCGGCTGCACCCTGGCGCACTTCGCCGTGGGCACCCACGCCCCCGGCGCGCGCCCCGACCCGCGTGTGGCCGAGCTCCTGGGCCCGCCGGGCCGCAGCTACTCGCTGTGCGTGCCGGTGGCGCCGGGCGGGGACTGCGCGGCCCGGGTGCGGGCGGCGCGGCTGCACCAGCGCCTCCTGCAGCAGCTGCATGGCGAACCCCTACAGCGCTGCGAGAGGCGCCGGCTGCTGTGCTACAGCCCGGGCGGCGGCACGGGCGACCTGCAGCATGGCGTCCTGCTGCACGACCCCCACGACAGCCCGGACACCCGGCGCGCGCTGTTCGCGCTGCTGGACTCGTGCCTGGACGACCCGCGCCCGCGCCTGGTCGAGTTCCTGAGCGACTCACTCCAGCAGCTGTGGCAGCACCCGTGGGAGCTGCGGGACGGCCACGGATGGCAGCAGGCGGACCCCGAGCCCGTCGTGAGGGCCCCCGAGCCCGTGCTGCATCCGGTGGTACCCGACCTACCCAGCTCCGGGGTCTTCCCCCACCTGGACGCCGCCCGCGCCGTTTTGGAGGCA TGCACACCCTTCATCCCTGAAGCGCGAGCCATGCTGGCGCTGGTCGACCGGTGCCCAGGACAGGTGCAGAAAGGCACGTTCCCTGTCATTGTCATCGAAGGACTGGATGCCACAG GGAAAACCACGGTGACCCAGTCCGTTGTGGAGTCCCTGCAGGCTGTCCTCCTGAAGTCACCGCCTGCCTGCATCAGCCAGTGGCGGAAAATCTTTGACAATGAACCGACCATCATCCGAAGAGCCTTCTACTCTTTGGGCAATTATATCGTGGCTTCGGAAATAGCGAAAGAATCCACCAAATCCCCTGTGGTTGTAGACAG GTACTGGCACAGCACAGCCACCTACGCCATCGCCACCGAGGTGAGCGGGGCTGTCCAACACCTGCCCCCGGCCCACCACCCCATATACCAGTGGCCACAGGACCTGCTGAAGCCCGACCTGGTCCTGCTGCTGACCGTGAGCCccgaggagaggaggaggaggatgcagGACCGAGGCATGGAGAGGACCAGAGAGGAGGCGGAGCTGGAGGCCAACAACGTGTTTCGTCAAAA GGTAGAAGTGTCCTACCAGCGGATGGAGGGCCCCAGCTGCCAGGTGGTGGATGCCAGCCCCTCAAGAGAAGAGGTCCTCCGGACAGTGTTGAGCCTTATCCAGGAGAAGTGTATTGGGCCGTTGTAA